One genomic segment of Coffea arabica cultivar ET-39 chromosome 6e, Coffea Arabica ET-39 HiFi, whole genome shotgun sequence includes these proteins:
- the LOC113694690 gene encoding calcium-transporting ATPase 4, plasma membrane-type-like, protein MSMRNLLNVDLKDFEIPAKHPSEEAQKNWRNLVTLVRNKRRRFRYGPNFEKRTEAKERIEKLREKIRIGFVAYMAALKFIDAVEHAKDKLPPKREEDTVDENLEAELQKNLSEEARVAGFQIHPDVLATIIGAFEIKTLRKLKGVEGLAIRLNVSLSEGVKSNDVPLRQKVYGSNTYTEKPSKSFWMFVWEALHDLTLVILMVCAVVSIGVGLATEGWPKGMYDGLGIILSIFLVVIVTAMSDYKQSLQFKDLDREKKKIFIQVTRDGSRQKVSIYDLVVGDVAHLSIGDQVPADGVFVSGYSLLIDQSSLSGESVPINVNEKKPFLLAGTKVQDGSGKMLVTTVGMRTEWGKLMETLNESGEDETPLQVKLNGVATIIGKIGLGFAVVTFLVLLVRFLVEKGIHHEFTKWYSSDALTLLNYFATAVTIIVVAVPEGLPLAVTLSLAFAMKKLMDDKALVRHLSACETMGSATCICTDKTGTLTTNHMVVNKLWTFGKDKEIQTNGQIAAINSGISGHALTILLQAIFYNTSAEVVTDKNKKKFILGTPTESAILEYGVRLGGDFDDQRRDSKFLKVEPFNSEKKKMSVLVALPGGNTRAFCKGASEIVLKMCDKIIDGNGEPIDLTEEIAGAVMDVINGFACEALRTLSLAFKDISNGYIENGIPDSGYTLIAIVGIKDPVRPGVEDAVKTCLKAGIMVRMVTGDNINTAKAIAKECGILTDDGIAIEGPEFRRKSPAEMRQIIPNIQVMARSSPTDKHVLVKNLRGMFREVVAVTGDGTNDAPALHEADIGLAMGIAGTEVAKESADVIVMDDNFATIVNVAKWGRAVYINIQKFVQFQLTVNVVALMINFLSACVSGSAPLTAVQLLWVNLIMDTLGALALATEPPHEGLMNRPPVGRDVGFITKTMWRNIAGQSIYQLAVLLSFNFVGKQILGLEGSDATRILNTFIFNTFVFCQVFNEINSRDMEKINVFQGMFGSWIFLGIIVATVVFQVIIVEFLGTFASTIPLSWQLWLLSILIGAVSLPIAVVLKFIPVEGETKHHDGYDRLPGGPDQA, encoded by the exons ATGTCGATGAGGAATCTGTTAAACGTCGATTTAAAGGACTTCGAAATCCCGGCAAAACACCCGTCCGAGGAAGCTCAGAAAAACTGGAGAAATCTCGTCACTCTGGTCAGAAACAAACGACGCCGGTTTAGATACGGTCCCAACTTCGAGAAACGCACTGAAGccaaagaacgaatagaaaagcTCAGA GAAAAGATACGGATTGGTTTTGTGGCTTATATGGCAGCACTCAAATTTATCGACG CTGTTGAACATGCAAAAGACAAGTTACCTCCAAAGAGAGAGGAAGACACCGTTGATGAAAATCTAGAAGCAGAACTCCAAAAGAACCTATCAGAAGAGGCTAGAGTTGCAGGATTTCAAATTCACCCTGATGTACTTGCAACCATTATTGGTGCATTTGAGATCAAGACCTTGAGAAAACTAAAAGGAGTTGAAGGACTTGCAATAAGATTAAATGTGTCTTTAAGTGAAGGCGTGAAATCAAATGATGTTCCTCTCAGACAAAAGGTATATGGGTCCAACACTTACACTGAGAAACCTTCGAAAAGCTTTTGGATGTTCGTGTGGGAGGCTTTGCATGACTTAACACTTGTCATCCTTATGGTTTGTGCTGTGGTCTCCATAGGTGTTGGACTTGCGACAGAGGGGTGGCCAAAAGGCATGTATGATGGTCTAGGAATTATACTTAGTATCTTTTTAGTTGTTATTGTCACGGCTATGAGTGACTACAAGCAATCTTTGCAGTTCAAAGATTTGgacagagaaaagaaaaagatatttaTTCAGGTAACTAGAGATGGATCTAGGCAGAAAGTTTCCATTTATGACTTGGTTGTTGGTGATGTTGCTCATTTATCCATTGGAGACCAAGTTCCAGCTGATGGAGTTTTTGTGTCAGGATATAGCTTGTTGATTGATCAGTCAAGCTTGTCTGGTGAGAGTGTACCTATAAACGTAAATGAAAAAAAACCTTTTCTTTTGGCGGGAACCAAAGTACAAGATGGGTCAGGAAAGATGCTTGTGACTACTGTTGGCATGAGAACTGAGTGGGGTAAGTTGATGGAAACTTTGAATGAAAGTGGAGAAGATGAAACCCCATTACAGGTGAAGTTGAATGGTGTTGCCACAATTATAGGTAAAATAGGACTCGGATTTGCTGTGGTAACTTTTTTGGTGTTGCTAGTCAGATTTCTGGTGGAGAAAGGAATTCACCACGAATTCACGAAATGGTACTCTAGTGATGCCCTGACACTTTTAAATTATTTCGCAACAGCAGTAACTATTATTGTTGTTGCAGTTCCAGAAGGGCTACCCCTAGCTGTAACGTTGAGTCTTGCATTTGCAATGAAGAAGTTGATGGATGACAAGGCGCTAGTGAGACATCTTTCTGCATGTGAAACAATGGGTTCTGCTACTTGCATTTGCACAGATAAAACTGGCACGTTAACAACAAACCATATGGTTGTTAATAAGTTGTGGACATTTGGTAAAGATAAAGAGATACAAACAAATGGACAGATAGCTGCTATCAACTCAGGGATATCTGGGCATGCATTAACTATTCTTTTGCAGGCAATATTTTATAATACAAGTGCTGAAGTAGTAAccgataaaaataaaaagaaatttatcTTGGGTACGCCCACGGAGTCAGCAATATTAGAATATGGAGTGCGCTTGGgtggtgattttgatgatcaacGGCGAGATTCCAAGTTCTTGAAAGTTGAACCTTTCAattcagaaaagaaaaagatgtcTGTGTTGGTGGCCCTTCCAGGTGGCAACACACGAGCATTTTGTAAAGGTGCATCTGAAATAGTACTAAAAATGTGTGACAAGATTATTGATGGCAATGGTGAACCAATTGATTTGACCGAAGAGATAGCAGGCGCTGTTATGGATGTCATCAATGGATTTGCCTGTGAAGCTTTGCGTACGCTTTCTTTGGCTTTCAAGGACATCAGCAATGGTTATATTGAAAACGGCATTCCTGATAGTGGCTATACATTAATTGCAATAGTTGGAATTAAGGATCCTGTTCGCCCAGGGGTTGAGGATGCAGTAAAAACATGCTTAAAAGCAGGAATTATGGTGCGAATGGTTACTGGTGATAATATCAACACTGCTAAAGCCATAGCTAAAGAGTGTGGCATACTTACTGATGACGGGATTGCTATTGAGGGTCCAGAATTCCGCCGCAAATCTCCTGCTGAGATGAGGCAAATAATTCCTAATATTCAG GTTATGGCTCGATCATCTCCAACAGACAAACATGTGCTAGTAAAGAATTTGAGAGGCATGTTTAGAGAGGTTGTGGCAGTTACTGGTGACGGGACTAATGATGCTCCTGCTCTGCATGAGGCAGACATTGGACTTGCTATGGGTATAGCTGGAACAGAG GTTGCAAAGGAAAGTGCTGATGTGATTGTGATGGATGACAATTTTGCAACAATTGTGAATGTAGCTAAATGGGGACGCGCTGTCTATATTAACATTCAAAAATTTGTGCAGTTTCAATTAACTGTTAATGTTGTTGCTCTAATGATCAACTTTCTTTCTGCTTGCGTCTCAG GGTCTGCTCCTCTTACTGCTGTGCAATTGCTCTGGGTCAACCTGATAATGGATACTTTAGGGGCACTGGCGCTGGCAACAGAACCACCCCATGAAGGACTAATGAACAGACCACCCGTGGGAAGGGATGTCGGTTTCATTACCAAGACCATGTGGAGGAATATTGCTGGGCAGAGTATTTATCAGTTGGCTGTCCTGCTCTCATTCAATTTTGTGGGGAAGCAAATCTTAGGACTCGAAGGTTCAGATGCTACAAGAATTCTTAATACTTTTATCTTCAACACCTTTGTGTTCTGCCAG GTCTTCAATGAAATAAACAGCCGAGATATGGAGAAGATCAACGTTTTCCAAGGAATGTTTGGTAGTTGGATATTTCTTGGTATAATTGTCGCCACGGTTGTATTCCAAGTGATTATAGTTGAATTCCTGGGCACCTTTGCAAGCACAATTCCACTAAGCTGGCAGCTATGGTTACTAAGCATTTTAATCGGGGCAGTGAGTTTGCCGATTGCAGTTGTTCTAAAGTTCATCCCTGTTGAAGGAGAAACTAAGCACCATGATGGCTATGACCGACTCCCAGGTGGTCCAGACCAGGCGTAG
- the LOC113697096 gene encoding DEAD-box ATP-dependent RNA helicase 40-like, with the protein MATAEAAPASLGPRYAPEDPTLPQPWKGLIDGSTGVLYYWNPETNVTQYEKPTAVAPPLPPGPPPSASTPTLAPIPGARTTQASEVQNQQMQAQQQVQQVNPHLQQQQQQALISPHIVQRHSSQIPPTGQQQGSQLVPSVEQQGQLTPQHLRPQMLQYVGQSTPSQSGQVQVPPGSHAPQQPMQQMGQQTLMYQGPPGGNPQTHQFPHQQTQYMPYQQNVLQHGHQNSQQQTLQRHHFSHQQDHKMGFPPREDIDSQQGKQVGHSPAQIQSSASSSIQNLPAGSSSMQAPQMGVQPNQAMQFGGSSVNMQQPASLLQLQQGATDLLQPQHGSRFQNQMGPSMMHAQQPKVPPFGPNVGYDGSPLGRAGNDLYYNSNKDGHVMAPQQPKLAAIPMARNNQEMRRGDVHLQNVVPSHPGGLSGVTGPPMHDLYGHATGGPLFPNDSFTRPPPGIIGPSDANATHLSPADVYRQKHEVTATGDNVPAPFMTFEATGFPPEILREIQLAGFSFPTPIQAQTWPIALQSRDIVAIAKTGSGKTLGYLIPAFMHLRRLHNNPQYGPTVLVLAPTRELATQIQDEAIKFGRSSRVTCTCLYGGASKGPQLKELERGADIVVATPGRLNDILDSKRIDFRQVSFLVLDEADRMLDMGFEPQIRKIVNEIPPRRQTLMYTATWPKEVRKIANDLLVNPIQVNIGSVDELAANKSITQYVEVVPQMEKQRRLEQILRSQERGSKIIIFCSTKKLCDQLARSIGRNFGAAAIHGDKNQGERDWVLNQFRSGKTPILVATDVAARGLDIRDIRVVINYDFPTGIEDYVHRIGRTGRAGATGVSYTFFSEQDWKYAADLVKVLEGADQQVPPEVKDMALRGAPSFSRDRGGINRFDSADVDGGGGGGRWESGGHGGMRDFGFGGRGGMRDSGFGGRGGVRDGGFGGRGGMREGGFGGRGGFGNRGGMRYGSFGGRGGRDGGFGGGGGGPGGWDRNDRYSMDGRGRGRGRGRGRFDNRREIGDRSRGRSYSSSPERVRTWGYSRSRSRSRSRSRSRSRSRSRSYSRSHSRSRSWSRSHSPRRSRSRSRSRSPSYERYERRRRKTKFDQMDVNVPNADVPSESGMSPMSPGRQGNGFSGSGAMPAPAPAPAPAVQVPFISSTDPGTTGSHPSNPGIDPEV; encoded by the exons ATGGCGACTGCTGAGGCAGCACCAGCGTCACTAGGGCCACGCTATGCTCCCGAAGATCCTACTCTGCCACAACCTTGGAAGGGATTAATTGATGGTAGCACGGGTGTTTTATACTACTGGAATCCTGAAACTAATGTTACGCAATATGAAAAGCCTACTGCTGTTGCTCCTCCATTGCCCCCCGGTCCACCTCCTTCAGCTTCTACCCCTACTTTGGCTCCAATTCCAGGCGCTAGGACTACCCAAGCAAGTGAAGTCCAAAACCAGCAAATGCAGGCCCAACAACAAGTACAACAAGTGAATCCTCAtttgcagcagcagcagcaacaagCACTGATATCACCTCATATTGTTCAACGGCATAGCTCGCAAATACCACCAACTGGGCAGCAACAGGGTTCACAGTTGGTTCCTTCTGTGGAACAACAGGGGCAGCTAACACCACAGCACCTTAGGCCACAGATGTTGCAATATGTTGGTCAATCAACTCCATCGCAGTCGGGACAAGTACAGGTCCCTCCTGGATCACATGCTCCACAACAACCAATGCAACAAATGGGCCAGCAAACTCTCATGTATCAAGGTCCACCCGGAGGGAATCCACAGACCCATCAGTTTCCCCACCAACAGACTCAGTATATGCCATATCAACAGAATGTACTTCAGCACGGACATCAAAATTCACAGCAACAGACTCTCCAAAGGCACCACTTTTCCCATCAACAGGATCACAAGATGGGGTTCCCACCTCGGGAGGATATTGATTCACAACAAGGAAAGCAAGTGGGACATTCACCTGCACAGATTCAGTCTAGTGCTTCATCCTCAATTCAAAATCTTCCTGCTGGTAGTAGTTCCATGCAGGCACCTCAGATGGGTGTTCAACCTAATCAAGCTATGCAGTTTGGTGGCTCCTCAGTCAACATGCAGCAGCCTGCATCTTTATTACAGTTGCAGCAGGGTGCAACGGATTTGCTTCAACCTCAGCATGGCTCGAGGTTTCAGAATCAGATGGGCCCCTCAATGATGCATGCCCAACAGCCAAAGGTACCCCCATTTGGACCAAATGTGGGCTATGATGGAAGCCCTCTTGGAAGAGCTGGAAATGATTTGTATTATAACTCTAACAAGGATGGCCATGTGATGGCTCCTCAGCAGCCCAAGCTTGCTGCAATACCAATGGCAAGAAATAATCAG GAGATGAGGAGGGGGGATGTTCACCTTCAAAATGTCGTACCAAGTCATCCTGGGGGACTGAGTGGTGTAACTGGGCCACCTATGCATGACTTATATGGTCATGCAACTGGTGGTCCACTATTTCCGAACGATTCTTTCACAAGGCCTCCTCCAGGCATTATAGGACCCTCAGATGCTAATGCAACTCATCTCTCGCCTGCTGATGTTTATCGCCAAAAGCATGAAGTAACAGCAACG GGGGACAATGTTCCTGCTCCATTCATGACTTTTGAGGCCACTGGTTTCCCACCAGAAATACTGAGGGAG ATACAGTTGGCTGGTTTCTCTTTTCCCACACCAATTCAGGCACAAACTTGGCCAATTGCTTTACAAAGCAGGGACATAGTTGCAATTGCAAAGACAGGTTCTGGGAAAACATTGGGATACTTAATCCCTGCATTCATGCATCTCAGAAGACTCCACAACAATCCCCAGTATGGCCCCACTGTGTTGGTTTTAGCTCCAACTCGTGAGCTTGCCACACAAATACAGGATGAAGCTATCAAGTTTGGTCGATCTTCCAGAGTTACTTGCACA TGCCTGTATGGCGGTGCTTCCAAAGGCCCTCAGCTAAAAGAACTGGAGAGGGGAGCAGATATTGTTGTTGCCACTCCTGGTCGGTTGAATGACATTCTTGATAGCAAGAGGATTGATTTTCGGCAGGTCTCTTTTCTTGTGCTTGATGAAGCTGATCGAATGCTTGACATGGGTTTTGAACCTCAGATTCGCAAGATTGTTAATGAAATACCACCACGGAGACAAACGCTCATGTACACTGCTACTTGGCCTAAAGAAGTGAGAAAAATAGCGAATGATCTTCTTGTTAATCCAATACAGGTGAACATTGGGAGTGTAGATGAACTTGCTGCCAATAAGTCCATCACACAG TATGTTGAAGTGGTCCCTCAAATGGAGAAGCAGAGACGCTTGGAGCAAATTCTTAGATCCCAAGAACGGGGTTCCAAAATTATCATCTTCTGTTCAACAAAAAAGTTGTGTGATCAGCTGGCACGTAGTATTGGTCGCAACTTTGGGGCTGCTGCAATTCATGGAGACAAGAATCAGGGCGAGAGGGATTGGGTTCTGAATCAATTTCGATCTGGGAAGACCCCAATCTTAGTGGCCACTGATGTTGCAGCACGTGGGCTTGATATCCGAGACATAAG GGTTGTCATCAATTATGACTTCCCAACGGGCATTGAAGATTACGTTCACCGCATTGGAAGAACTGGCAGGGCTGGTGCTACAGGTGTGTCTTACACCTTTTTCTCTGAGCAGGATTGGAAATATGCTGCAGATCTAGTTAAAGTATTGGAGGGGGCAGATCAGCAAGTACCGCCAGAAGTAAAAGATATGGCTTTACGAGGTGCACCAAGCTTCAGCAGGGATCGAGGTGGGATAAATCGTTTTGATTCTGCTGATGttgatggtggtggtggtggtggacgTTGGGAATCTGGTGGCCATGGTGGGATGAGGGATTTTGGCTTTGGTGGCCGAGGTGGGATGAGGGATAGTGGCTTTGGTGGCCGTGGAGGGGTGAGGGATGGTGGCTTTGGCGGTCGTGGTGGGATGAGGGAAGGTGGCTTTGGTGGCCGTGGTGGCTTTGGCAACCGTGGTGGGATGAGGTACGGTAGTTTTGGTGGCCGTGGAGGGAGAGACGGTGGatttggtggtggtggtggtggcccTGGTGGTTGGGATAGGAATGATCGTTATAGCATGGATGGGCGAGGGCGTGGTAGGGGACGTGGACGGGGCCGATTTGATAATAGAAGAGAGATTGGAGATAGAAGTAGAGGCAGAAGCTACAGCTCCAGTCCCGAGAGGGTACGAACGTGGGGTTATAGCAGGAGCAGGAGCAGGAGCAGGAGCCGAAGCCGAAGCCGAAGCCGAAGCAGGAGTAGAAGTTACAGTCGGAGCCACAGTAGGAGTAGAAGCTGGTCACGCAGCCATAGCCCAAGGCGCAGCCGAAGCCGAAGCCGCAGCCGCAGCCCCAGCTATGAGAGATATGAGAGGCGGCGACGCAAAACTAAGTTTGATCAGATGGATGTAAACGTTCCAAATGCTGATGTTCCTTCCGAGTCAGGTATGTCTCCCATGTCTCCAGGCAGACAGGGCAACGGATTTTCTGGGTCTGGGGCTATGCCTGCGCCTGCGCCTGCGCCTGCGCCTGCTGTGCAAGTACCTTTTATTTCAAGCACTGATCCTGGCACCACTGGATCTCATCCTAGCAATCCAGGCATCGATCCAGAGGTTTGA
- the LOC113694692 gene encoding calcium-transporting ATPase 1, plasma membrane-type, protein MEKLLKEFNVPAKHGSEEELSLWRKLVMPVKNPRRRFRYVANLDKRSAVLEQKAKIGEKLQACLVLYMEELESTDAGDDFMNGYRGRRNAPRR, encoded by the exons ATGGAGAAGCTACTGAAGGAATTCAATGTACCGGCAAAGCATGGATCAGAAGAGGAGCTGAGCTTGTGGAGAAAGCTTGTCATGCCTGTCAAGAACCCCAGGCGGCGTTTCCGTTATGTGGCAAATCTTGACAAGAGATCGGCAGTCCTAGAACAAAAGGCAAAAATTGGA GAAAAATTACAGGCCTGCTTGGTGCTTTACATGGAAGAACTAGAGTCTACTGATG CTGGTGATGACTTTATGAATGGCTATAGAGGCAGAAGAAACGCTCcaagaagataa